From one Marinobacter sp. LV10MA510-1 genomic stretch:
- a CDS encoding WS/DGAT/MGAT family O-acyltransferase produces MKRLATLDASWLAVESDDTPMHVGNLQIFSLPENAAPTFTGDLVKSMKQAGNVELPWGCKLVWPSFLGRVLAPTWKHDKHIDLDYHVRHSALPKPGDERELGVLVSRLHSNPLDLSRPLWECHMIEGLEHNRFALYTKMHHCMIDGISGVRLLQRVLSKSPDERGMLPPWSVRPESRRGSKTDSEASVPGAISQAMGALKLQLDLAPRLWQASNRLIHSVRHPEDGLTAPFTGPTSKINHRVTGQRRFATQQFRQADIRAMAKASGGSMNDIVLYLCGTALRRFLLEQDDLPETSLTAGIPVNIRPAGDDATGTQISFMIAALATNEPDPLTRLQSIKESSCKAKEHLQKLPKKALTQYTMMLMSPYILQLMSGLGGRMRPVWNVTISNVPGPTEDLYYEGAKLEAMYPVSLITHGGALNITCLSYAGSLNFGFTGCRDTLPSMQKLAVYTGEALEELRTLVLAPKKKPSPRKPKPAAKKKPAAKSDTS; encoded by the coding sequence ATGAAACGCCTGGCAACATTGGATGCGTCTTGGCTAGCGGTCGAGTCTGACGATACCCCCATGCACGTGGGCAACTTGCAAATTTTCAGCCTGCCCGAAAACGCCGCGCCTACCTTCACCGGCGACCTGGTCAAAAGCATGAAGCAAGCCGGTAATGTTGAGCTCCCCTGGGGATGCAAGCTGGTATGGCCAAGTTTTCTAGGTCGCGTTTTAGCGCCCACCTGGAAGCACGACAAGCACATTGATCTGGACTATCACGTACGCCACTCGGCCTTGCCAAAACCCGGCGATGAACGGGAACTGGGAGTACTTGTATCGCGCCTGCACTCCAATCCGCTGGACCTGTCGCGGCCGCTGTGGGAATGCCACATGATCGAAGGGCTGGAACACAACCGTTTTGCCCTGTACACCAAGATGCACCACTGCATGATTGACGGCATCAGCGGCGTGCGACTGCTGCAAAGAGTACTGAGCAAATCCCCCGACGAGCGCGGCATGCTGCCGCCCTGGTCAGTAAGGCCGGAAAGCCGGCGCGGCAGCAAGACCGACAGCGAAGCCAGCGTACCGGGCGCCATTTCCCAAGCCATGGGCGCTCTCAAGCTGCAGTTGGATCTGGCGCCGCGGCTGTGGCAGGCCAGCAATCGCCTGATTCACTCGGTGCGCCATCCGGAAGACGGCCTGACCGCTCCTTTCACTGGGCCGACTTCCAAAATCAATCATCGGGTTACCGGCCAGCGCCGTTTTGCCACCCAGCAGTTCCGGCAGGCAGACATAAGAGCCATGGCCAAAGCGTCTGGCGGTTCAATGAACGACATTGTGCTGTATTTGTGCGGCACCGCGCTGCGGCGCTTTCTTCTGGAGCAGGACGACCTGCCAGAAACGTCGCTGACCGCAGGTATCCCGGTTAATATTCGTCCTGCAGGCGACGACGCCACCGGCACCCAGATCAGCTTTATGATTGCCGCCCTGGCCACCAACGAACCCGACCCGTTAACGCGCCTGCAATCCATCAAGGAATCCTCGTGCAAAGCCAAAGAGCACTTGCAAAAGTTGCCTAAAAAAGCGTTGACCCAATACACCATGATGCTGATGTCGCCCTACATATTGCAGCTGATGTCTGGCTTGGGCGGGCGCATGCGACCGGTATGGAACGTGACAATCTCTAACGTTCCGGGGCCCACCGAAGATCTTTATTACGAAGGCGCGAAACTGGAGGCCATGTATCCGGTGTCTCTGATTACACACGGCGGAGCGCTGAACATTACTTGCTTGAGCTATGCCGGATCGTTGAACTTTGGCTTTACCGGTTGCCGCGACACCTTGCCAAGCATGCAAAAATTAGCGGTGTATACCGGGGAAGCATTGGAAGAACTTAGAACCCTGGTGTTAGCGCCAAAGAAAAAGCCCAGCCCGCGCAAGCCTAAACCGGCTGCAAAAAAGAAGCCGGCTGCGAAAAGCGACACTAGCTGA
- the moaA gene encoding GTP 3',8-cyclase MoaA codes for MSNTKLTDRFGRTINYVRLSVTDRCDFRCVYCMAEDMTFLPRQQVLTLEEIARLARNFVELGTEKIRLTGGEPLVRKGIVDLVKEIGSYGLRDFAMTTNGNQLSSMAEPLRKAGLHRLNISLDSLDADKFHSITRTGKLSKVLDGIDAAREAGFRGIKLNTVVMKGRNDQDVPELVEYARRKQVDITFIEEMPLGEISEHDRGEALCTSDEVREIITRHHELVPATADSGGPARYYRMTDSPIQVGFISPHSHNFCSTCNRVRVTVEGRLLLCLGNEHSVDLRRVLRANPISDQRLQDAIAQAMDLKPEKHHFSVNGEVQVLRFMNMTGG; via the coding sequence ATGTCTAACACTAAGCTGACAGATCGCTTCGGGCGCACCATCAATTACGTGCGTTTATCGGTGACCGACCGTTGCGACTTCCGTTGTGTTTACTGCATGGCAGAAGACATGACGTTTCTGCCCCGTCAACAGGTACTCACCCTGGAAGAAATCGCCAGGCTGGCGCGCAATTTTGTGGAGCTGGGCACCGAAAAAATACGCCTGACCGGCGGTGAACCACTGGTGCGAAAGGGCATTGTTGATCTGGTAAAAGAAATCGGTAGTTATGGCCTGCGTGATTTCGCCATGACCACCAACGGCAACCAGCTGTCCTCCATGGCAGAGCCGCTGCGCAAAGCAGGACTTCATCGCCTGAACATCAGCCTGGATTCGCTAGACGCCGATAAATTTCACAGCATTACCCGCACGGGCAAACTGTCAAAGGTGCTTGACGGCATAGACGCCGCCCGCGAGGCCGGCTTCCGTGGCATTAAACTGAACACGGTAGTGATGAAGGGCCGCAACGATCAGGATGTGCCCGAACTGGTTGAGTACGCCCGCCGCAAGCAGGTAGACATCACCTTTATTGAAGAAATGCCCCTGGGCGAGATTTCCGAACACGATCGCGGCGAAGCCCTTTGCACCAGCGACGAAGTGCGCGAGATCATTACCCGCCATCACGAGCTGGTGCCTGCCACCGCAGACTCCGGTGGTCCGGCGCGCTATTACCGCATGACAGACAGCCCGATTCAGGTTGGTTTTATTTCACCCCATTCCCACAACTTCTGCTCTACCTGCAACCGGGTGCGGGTCACCGTGGAAGGCCGCCTTCTGCTGTGTCTGGGCAATGAACACTCCGTGGACCTGCGTCGAGTACTGCGCGCTAACCCCATTTCTGACCAACGCCTGCAAGATGCCATCGCCCAGGCGATGGATTTAAAACCGGAAAAACACCACTTTTCCGTCAACGGTGAGGTGCAGGTGCTGCGTTTTATGAACATGACCGGCGGCTAA
- a CDS encoding YeaH/YhbH family protein, with protein MGSTHIIDRRLNGKNKSAVNRERFLRRYRHHIKKAVAEAVKKRSITDVEHGESVSIPNRDIQEPIFHHGQGGRQEVVHPGNQEFLAGDTLPKPPDGGGQGQGNGQASQDGEGMDEFAFQITQEEFLNFLFDDLALPNLVRKRLKDTESFKYVRSGFSTQGVPAKLDVIRSLRGAHARRLSLSGARRRKIRELEEQLAALKVAPDDLNTAFSHADQIQVLEEEITRLKANVKRIPFIDEIDLRYRQHLKQPQPATSAVMFCLMDVSGSMTQTHKDIAKRFFILLYLFLQKNYKKIDVVFIRHHTSAKEVNEEEFFYSRETGGTIVSSALKLMQKIIDSRYSPAEWNIYAAQASDGDNWNDDSPVCSKLLTDRLLPLVQYYAYIEITPQNHQMLWYEYEKILARFPHAFAMQQIADASDIYPVFRRLFERKAA; from the coding sequence ATGGGAAGCACCCACATTATTGACCGGCGCCTGAACGGTAAAAACAAAAGCGCAGTGAATCGGGAACGATTCCTGCGCCGTTACCGCCATCACATAAAGAAGGCCGTGGCTGAAGCGGTGAAAAAACGCTCCATTACCGATGTGGAGCACGGGGAGAGCGTGAGCATTCCCAACCGCGACATTCAGGAGCCGATTTTTCACCACGGCCAAGGTGGGCGCCAGGAAGTGGTGCACCCCGGCAACCAGGAGTTTCTGGCCGGCGACACCCTGCCCAAACCGCCTGACGGTGGTGGGCAGGGGCAAGGCAATGGCCAGGCCAGCCAAGATGGCGAGGGAATGGATGAATTCGCCTTTCAGATTACCCAAGAAGAGTTCCTGAACTTCCTGTTTGACGATTTGGCGCTGCCTAATCTGGTGCGCAAACGCCTGAAAGACACCGAGTCGTTCAAATACGTACGCTCTGGTTTTAGCACTCAGGGGGTGCCCGCCAAGCTGGATGTTATTCGTTCTTTACGCGGAGCCCACGCTCGCCGCCTGAGCTTAAGCGGAGCCCGCCGACGTAAAATCCGCGAACTGGAAGAGCAGCTTGCGGCGCTGAAAGTTGCGCCGGATGACCTGAATACTGCGTTCAGCCACGCCGACCAGATTCAGGTTCTGGAAGAAGAAATTACACGGCTGAAAGCCAACGTGAAACGCATTCCGTTTATTGACGAAATCGACCTGCGCTACCGCCAGCACCTGAAGCAACCGCAACCGGCCACCAGCGCGGTGATGTTCTGCCTGATGGACGTATCCGGCTCTATGACTCAAACCCACAAGGACATCGCTAAACGCTTCTTTATTTTGCTGTATCTGTTCTTGCAGAAGAACTACAAAAAAATCGACGTAGTATTTATTCGCCACCACACCAGCGCCAAAGAGGTAAACGAAGAAGAGTTTTTTTATTCGCGGGAAACCGGAGGAACCATTGTGTCCAGCGCCCTGAAGCTGATGCAGAAAATCATCGACAGCCGCTATTCACCGGCGGAGTGGAACATTTACGCCGCCCAGGCATCCGACGGCGACAACTGGAATGACGACTCCCCGGTGTGCAGCAAACTGTTAACAGACCGGCTGCTTCCGCTGGTGCAGTATTACGCCTACATCGAGATTACGCCCCAGAACCACCAGATGCTCTGGTACGAATACGAGAAGATTCTGGCGCGCTTTCCGCACGCATTCGCGATGCAGCAAATTGCCGATGCCAGCGATATTTACCCGGTCTTCCGCCGGCTGTTCGAGAGGAAAGCCGCATGA
- a CDS encoding YbaN family protein, whose product MSNHYRKTGFRVLAYISMFFAMVGVVLPVLPTTPFVLLAAFFASKGSPAFAFWLDNHPKFGPVILQWRTRQAVPASAKALACSMMTLSWGFLFWGGAKPLVLIIVGITLVAVACYLLTRPTY is encoded by the coding sequence ATGAGTAACCATTATCGCAAAACCGGATTCCGTGTACTCGCGTATATCTCGATGTTTTTTGCGATGGTCGGCGTGGTTCTTCCGGTGTTACCGACCACCCCTTTTGTTTTGCTGGCTGCTTTCTTTGCCAGCAAGGGGTCGCCGGCCTTTGCTTTTTGGTTAGATAATCACCCTAAGTTTGGCCCTGTTATTTTGCAGTGGCGCACCCGCCAGGCCGTTCCGGCCAGTGCCAAAGCGCTTGCCTGCTCGATGATGACGCTAAGCTGGGGTTTTTTGTTCTGGGGCGGCGCTAAGCCGCTGGTTTTAATAATAGTGGGGATTACGCTGGTGGCTGTTGCATGCTATTTGCTGACCCGTCCGACCTATTGA
- a CDS encoding FAD-dependent oxidoreductase codes for MKNYQTDVAVIGAGLAGIVTALELLDCGYTVALLDGSPDGALGGQANDAFGGMLLTGTAEQARNRIKDSPELLLADWLRAGEFQADDHIAWGCGRGIANTVVCSGGINGNLEKVRQNWDTCYGPPPFVNAWSAAKALAASPSVFSKKWRQNKIRKVLVGTASQNCAEPWMAEPKPHRDVLRRVLGVSPPSGLPPWLRCDQCSIEP; via the coding sequence ATGAAAAACTATCAAACCGACGTTGCCGTGATCGGTGCCGGCCTGGCCGGCATTGTAACCGCGCTGGAACTCTTAGATTGCGGCTATACCGTTGCATTACTGGACGGCTCGCCAGACGGAGCTCTGGGTGGCCAGGCCAACGATGCCTTCGGTGGCATGCTGCTTACAGGCACCGCGGAACAGGCCCGTAACCGCATAAAAGACAGCCCCGAACTGCTACTGGCAGACTGGCTGCGCGCCGGCGAATTTCAAGCCGACGACCACATAGCCTGGGGCTGCGGCCGCGGCATCGCCAACACCGTGGTGTGCAGTGGCGGCATTAACGGCAACCTGGAAAAAGTACGCCAAAACTGGGACACCTGCTACGGCCCGCCGCCATTCGTCAACGCTTGGTCAGCCGCAAAAGCCTTGGCGGCATCCCCAAGCGTTTTCAGTAAAAAATGGCGACAGAACAAAATCAGAAAAGTGCTGGTTGGAACCGCCTCACAAAACTGTGCAGAGCCATGGATGGCGGAGCCCAAGCCGCACAGGGACGTTTTAAGGCGTGTTTTGGGAGTCAGTCCGCCAAGCGGTCTGCCCCCCTGGTTGCGGTGTGATCAGTGTTCCATCGAACCGTGA
- a CDS encoding SpoVR family protein, with protein sequence MSEHDDRAPRVDTPPVPPKALKAREPISTGSEWTFDLIQRYDEEIAKCAAEFGLDTYPNQVEVISAEQMMDAYSSVGMPVGYNHWSFGKQFLNTSKGYQRGQMGLAYEIVINSDPCIAYLMEENTLPMQALVIAHACYGHNSFFKGNYLFRTWTDASAIIDYLVFARHYIAECEERHGVDAVEEVLDSCHALMNYGVDRYKRPSPISAGEEKLRQTEREEYQQRRINDLWRTIPLPTDDSDSESKKKRFPEEAQENILYFIEKNAPLLETWQREIIRIVRKLGQYFYPQRQTQVMNEGWATFWHYTLIHALYDKGLVTDGFMLELLASHTAVVYQPPFNSRYYSGINPYTLGFAIFTDLRRLCEQPTDEDREWFPDIAGSDWRETLHFAMKNFKDESFIQQFLSPKVMRDLKLFAIENDDEEDAYLVTAIHDETGYRTLREKLARQYNLSSREPDIQVWNVDLRGDRSLTLRHIVNERRPLADDSEEVLRHIHRLWGFDVHLQSVSDGTVVEEYQCPPAAPSA encoded by the coding sequence ATGAGTGAACACGACGACCGCGCACCGCGCGTTGACACCCCGCCCGTGCCGCCTAAGGCATTAAAAGCACGGGAGCCGATTTCGACCGGGTCAGAATGGACCTTTGACCTGATACAGCGCTACGACGAAGAAATTGCAAAATGTGCAGCCGAGTTCGGCCTGGACACCTACCCCAACCAGGTGGAGGTGATCAGCGCTGAACAGATGATGGACGCCTACAGCTCTGTGGGCATGCCGGTAGGCTACAACCACTGGTCGTTCGGCAAGCAATTCCTCAACACCTCAAAAGGTTACCAGCGCGGGCAAATGGGGTTGGCCTATGAAATCGTCATCAATTCAGACCCGTGCATCGCCTACCTGATGGAAGAGAACACCCTGCCCATGCAAGCGCTGGTGATTGCCCACGCCTGCTATGGTCACAATTCTTTCTTTAAAGGCAACTACCTGTTTCGCACCTGGACCGACGCCAGTGCGATTATTGATTATCTGGTTTTTGCACGGCACTACATCGCCGAATGCGAAGAACGCCACGGTGTAGACGCGGTGGAAGAGGTACTAGACTCCTGCCACGCGCTGATGAACTACGGAGTGGATCGCTACAAGCGGCCGTCGCCCATTTCCGCCGGCGAAGAAAAGCTGCGCCAAACCGAACGCGAGGAATACCAGCAGCGCCGCATCAACGATTTGTGGCGCACCATTCCCCTGCCCACCGATGACAGCGACTCTGAAAGTAAGAAAAAGCGTTTCCCGGAGGAAGCCCAGGAAAACATCCTGTATTTCATTGAAAAGAACGCACCTTTGCTGGAAACCTGGCAGCGGGAAATTATTCGCATTGTGCGTAAATTGGGCCAGTACTTTTACCCTCAGCGGCAAACCCAGGTGATGAACGAAGGCTGGGCGACTTTCTGGCACTACACCCTAATTCACGCCCTGTACGACAAAGGGCTGGTAACCGATGGTTTTATGCTGGAACTGTTGGCTAGCCATACTGCGGTGGTGTACCAACCGCCGTTCAACAGCCGTTATTATTCCGGCATAAACCCCTACACCCTCGGGTTTGCGATCTTTACCGACTTGCGCCGACTTTGTGAGCAGCCCACAGATGAAGACCGCGAATGGTTCCCGGACATTGCCGGCTCCGATTGGCGGGAAACCCTACATTTCGCCATGAAAAACTTCAAAGACGAAAGCTTTATTCAGCAGTTTCTGTCGCCCAAGGTGATGCGCGATTTAAAGTTGTTTGCTATTGAAAACGACGATGAGGAAGACGCTTACCTGGTGACCGCCATTCACGATGAAACCGGGTACCGCACACTGCGTGAAAAGTTGGCGCGGCAATACAACCTGAGCAGTCGCGAGCCGGATATTCAGGTGTGGAATGTGGACTTGCGTGGCGACCGCTCGCTGACCCTGCGCCACATTGTGAATGAACGTCGGCCGTTAGCGGACGACAGCGAAGAAGTGCTGCGCCACATACACCGGTTGTGGGGCTTCGATGTGCATCTTCAAAGCGTAAGCGACGGCACGGTGGTGGAGGAATATCAGTGCCCGCCGGCAGCGCCAAGTGCTTAA
- a CDS encoding RrF2 family transcriptional regulator: protein MHITRYTDYSLRVLVYLAACGDRLVTIQDVADAYDISKNHLMKVVHQLNIKGYIETVRGKNGGMRLRRLPSSINIGALVRDTEPDFNLVECFSANNQCCITPVCGLQSMLREALQAFLATLDTYTLADVVQQPQQSQLLRLLQIS from the coding sequence ATGCACATTACCCGTTATACCGATTATTCCCTGCGAGTGCTGGTTTACCTGGCGGCTTGTGGCGACCGGCTGGTTACCATTCAGGACGTAGCCGATGCCTATGATATTTCCAAGAACCACCTGATGAAGGTGGTGCACCAGCTCAACATTAAGGGCTACATAGAAACAGTGAGAGGCAAAAATGGTGGCATGCGGCTGCGGCGTCTGCCGAGCTCCATCAATATTGGTGCTTTAGTGCGCGATACCGAGCCGGATTTCAATCTGGTTGAGTGCTTTTCCGCGAACAATCAGTGTTGCATTACCCCGGTTTGCGGTTTGCAATCGATGTTACGGGAAGCCTTGCAGGCCTTTTTAGCAACCCTGGACACCTACACCCTGGCCGATGTGGTGCAGCAGCCACAGCAATCGCAGTTGCTGCGGCTGCTACAGATCAGCTAG